In the Spirochaetales bacterium genome, one interval contains:
- a CDS encoding substrate-binding domain-containing protein, producing MAAVNDINLICYEGGVLDRAKEADMHDASRNIMFSFPDAAIVDGLILFLGTIAHRLSDERLKAFCEGYTPIPMVSVGRSIDGIPSVLVDNKHGMKEILYHLIDEHSYRRFVFIKGTEHDRDAQDRLTVFRDTLASRNIPVDESLILDGEYYTTTAEKEVRKLIEGGRTEFDAIVSASDDMAFGAITALRSFEFNVPGNYAVTGFDDLKNSSVMTPPLTTVRQPLREVGITALTVLLDRIAGKKVPSETFVQTKAVIRQSCGCTFGYYIPYNKEKTGERTLTLTALFDKKKTAIKQNIIGHLRRLYFFRDEAEMRTEAERLVNQFSEMIGSENPAAFLLAWDSFLRNVFRMMETFYIIEAILNELFSVILHNVTMDASSQWINETWQEASERIEKKTAQIDKRINFEREQYNHALNDIRDSLVVTMEEDEFISILSRKLAFLKIDEFYLSYYYEGPAGPDGISRLLFAYKDSKRIDLHDDEVVFPSRGLLPQKFFQHKRRFAYLVHCLNYTDHIFGFTLFPFNIHQCGIYSNLRRIISNALYGSLIFRRSQMNKNKLEKQKKELQLHLEKFRKAMAAFINTLVKAIETRDPFTAGHQRRVADLARRIAQEMNLPPDVIETVRMAGIIHDLGKIYIPADILSKPGKIKDIEFDLIKTHPMMAYNIIKAIDFPWPIAEVVLQHHERLNGSGYPRGLKDEDINVPARIISVADVVEAMASRRPYREALGIDKALEEVFNNKGILYDNGAVDICLELFMKKNYTFIKE from the coding sequence ATGGCTGCGGTGAATGATATCAATCTCATCTGCTATGAGGGCGGCGTCCTCGACAGGGCGAAAGAAGCGGATATGCACGATGCCAGCCGCAATATCATGTTTTCCTTTCCGGATGCGGCGATCGTCGACGGTCTTATTCTTTTTCTGGGAACAATAGCCCATCGTCTTTCTGATGAACGGCTTAAAGCATTTTGTGAGGGCTATACCCCCATCCCGATGGTGAGTGTCGGCCGTTCGATCGACGGAATCCCGAGTGTCCTTGTCGACAACAAGCACGGCATGAAGGAAATCCTCTATCACCTCATTGATGAGCATTCATACAGACGATTCGTTTTCATCAAGGGGACCGAACATGACCGGGATGCTCAAGACCGCCTGACCGTTTTCCGTGACACATTAGCTTCGAGGAATATTCCCGTCGACGAAAGCCTGATTCTGGACGGGGAATACTATACAACGACCGCCGAAAAGGAAGTACGAAAACTCATCGAAGGCGGTAGAACGGAATTCGATGCCATCGTTTCCGCCAGTGACGATATGGCTTTTGGCGCAATAACCGCATTGCGGTCGTTTGAATTCAATGTTCCGGGTAATTATGCCGTAACCGGGTTTGACGATCTGAAAAACAGCAGCGTCATGACACCGCCGCTGACCACGGTACGCCAGCCTTTGCGGGAAGTGGGTATCACGGCGTTGACGGTGCTTTTAGATCGGATAGCCGGTAAAAAAGTACCTTCCGAGACGTTCGTACAGACAAAAGCGGTCATCCGGCAATCCTGCGGGTGCACCTTCGGATACTATATCCCATACAATAAGGAAAAAACCGGTGAACGGACATTAACCTTAACGGCGTTATTTGATAAAAAGAAAACGGCGATAAAGCAAAACATTATCGGCCACCTGCGACGGCTGTACTTTTTCAGGGATGAAGCGGAAATGCGGACAGAGGCGGAAAGACTTGTCAATCAGTTTTCTGAAATGATCGGCTCGGAAAATCCGGCGGCTTTCCTCCTCGCCTGGGATTCATTTCTCAGAAATGTGTTTCGCATGATGGAGACCTTTTACATCATTGAAGCTATTCTGAACGAGCTTTTCAGCGTCATCCTCCACAATGTGACGATGGATGCTTCATCGCAATGGATAAATGAGACGTGGCAGGAAGCGTCCGAGAGAATAGAGAAAAAAACGGCGCAAATCGACAAGCGGATCAATTTCGAACGAGAGCAGTATAACCATGCGCTGAACGATATCCGTGATTCCCTCGTCGTGACCATGGAAGAAGACGAGTTTATTTCCATTCTTTCCCGTAAACTCGCTTTTCTGAAAATCGATGAATTCTATCTTTCGTATTATTACGAAGGCCCGGCGGGTCCAGACGGGATATCGCGGCTTCTCTTCGCTTATAAAGACTCAAAACGGATCGATCTTCATGATGACGAAGTCGTTTTTCCGTCCCGCGGCCTTCTTCCGCAAAAATTTTTTCAACACAAACGGCGATTCGCTTATCTTGTCCATTGCCTCAATTATACGGATCACATTTTCGGTTTTACCCTTTTCCCGTTCAACATACATCAGTGCGGGATCTACAGTAATTTGAGGCGGATTATAAGCAATGCTCTCTACGGAAGCCTTATCTTCCGCCGGTCTCAAATGAACAAAAACAAACTCGAGAAGCAGAAAAAGGAACTACAGCTTCATCTTGAAAAATTCCGCAAGGCCATGGCGGCGTTCATCAATACCCTCGTCAAGGCCATCGAAACAAGGGATCCCTTTACGGCCGGCCACCAGCGACGTGTGGCGGATCTCGCGCGGCGGATCGCGCAGGAAATGAATCTGCCCCCCGATGTGATCGAAACGGTCCGTATGGCCGGCATTATCCACGATCTCGGCAAGATTTATATTCCCGCCGATATTCTCAGTAAACCGGGTAAAATCAAGGACATCGAGTTCGATTTAATCAAAACCCACCCCATGATGGCCTATAATATAATCAAGGCGATCGATTTCCCGTGGCCGATCGCGGAAGTCGTTCTCCAGCACCACGAACGGTTGAACGGAAGCGGCTATCCCAGGGGATTGAAAGACGAGGATATCAATGTCCCCGCGCGTATTATCAGCGTCGCGGACGTGGTCGAGGCAATGGCCTCGCGCAGGCCGTACCGGGAAGCCCTCGGCATTGACAAAGCGCTCGAAGAGGTGTTCAACAACAAGGGGATTCTCTATGACAACGGCGCGGTCGATATCTGTCTGGAATTGTTCATGAAAAAAAATTATACGTTTATCAAGGAATGA
- a CDS encoding substrate-binding domain-containing protein produces the protein MRKKYRLKKWNNSPFTIGFITEKVIGGFNAPLWQGIVHGAEDLKINLITFAINESTIRQEKQKFVNDIYPLIGPHNIEGLIINYGILSIFGSKKRITDLIQSLKPMPIISIAVPVDGEHFPCISADNYNGMFEIVNHLVNTHGKQRIAFIRGPKNHPEEEERFRAYEDALVSNGIQVDPVLVTSHLNWSGIVSAKRALSLFIEKNKDGFDALIGANDTLALIAMDILGRNNIRIPDDIAVCGFDNIDASYISTPRLTTVQNATFEMGKKAVETIIALLKGEIVAETTTIPSRLIIRQSCCPSSPDVTYRSSQFEDLEHVIIERKLSGKKEYFELLIDEFTKRVVQLVQDINIDQYMSVIESLLEAMKTDIIEEKSGTFLPLLSDIIQKESIRGNISLYQKIFRLLHDFLTHHCPLSDFLLRAQDLLLEARYCIENRFMQEYHYQKQYLSALTNDMSIIKFEMESISTYKDLIANIDAQVRTAGIKRAFLFMYNEAGVPSSECKLIYSLTDISKERPGKTKNGIHSHSIISPDILPLADRFSLLVQPLRSAEDAFGFIVFEVSSHEGYLYFDICSHLNNSLRVLLSVYKQQKIMNGMINALIHAVESRDPYTAGHLKNVAELATAIALEMGYSDDAVEGIFMAASIHDIGRISVPAEILCKPSKLTEIEYNIVKTHAQIGFEILEEISFPWPIAEIIHQHHERLDGSGYPRGLTGGDILPEARILAVADVIEAMSSYRPYRPPFSIDEALEEIINNKGTLYDQAVVDVCVRLFREEGFQF, from the coding sequence ATGCGGAAAAAATATCGTTTGAAAAAATGGAATAATTCACCTTTTACCATAGGATTTATCACGGAAAAGGTCATCGGCGGATTCAATGCACCCCTCTGGCAGGGAATCGTCCACGGCGCGGAAGATCTCAAAATAAATCTCATTACCTTTGCCATCAATGAAAGCACAATACGACAGGAGAAACAAAAATTCGTTAACGACATCTACCCTTTGATCGGTCCTCATAATATCGAAGGGCTTATCATCAACTACGGTATCCTGAGTATTTTCGGGAGTAAAAAGAGAATCACCGATCTCATCCAAAGCTTAAAACCCATGCCGATCATTTCCATTGCCGTTCCCGTCGACGGTGAACATTTCCCGTGTATTTCGGCAGACAATTACAACGGCATGTTCGAAATCGTCAATCATCTTGTCAATACACACGGAAAACAGCGGATTGCCTTTATTCGCGGGCCTAAAAATCATCCGGAAGAAGAAGAAAGATTTCGTGCGTATGAGGATGCCCTCGTATCCAACGGTATTCAGGTCGATCCGGTGCTGGTCACTTCACATCTCAACTGGTCCGGAATCGTTTCGGCAAAACGGGCCCTCTCTCTTTTTATCGAAAAAAACAAAGACGGTTTCGACGCCCTTATCGGGGCAAACGATACCCTTGCCCTCATCGCCATGGATATATTAGGGCGAAATAATATCCGCATTCCCGACGATATTGCCGTCTGCGGATTCGATAATATCGATGCGTCCTACATCAGTACGCCAAGGCTTACCACGGTCCAGAACGCGACTTTTGAAATGGGGAAAAAAGCGGTGGAAACCATAATCGCACTGCTAAAAGGTGAAATTGTCGCGGAAACCACAACTATCCCCTCACGGCTGATCATACGGCAATCTTGCTGCCCCTCATCGCCCGACGTTACGTACCGGTCTTCACAATTCGAAGATCTCGAACATGTCATTATCGAACGAAAACTATCAGGGAAAAAGGAATACTTCGAGCTTCTCATCGATGAGTTTACAAAGCGGGTGGTACAGCTTGTCCAGGATATCAATATCGATCAATATATGTCGGTGATCGAATCCCTTCTCGAAGCCATGAAAACCGATATCATCGAAGAAAAAAGCGGGACTTTCCTTCCCTTGCTTTCCGATATCATACAAAAGGAGTCCATCAGGGGTAATATTTCGTTATACCAGAAGATATTCCGGCTTCTCCACGATTTTCTGACCCACCATTGTCCACTCTCCGACTTTTTGCTTCGGGCCCAGGATCTTCTGCTTGAGGCCCGTTACTGCATAGAAAACCGGTTCATGCAAGAATACCATTATCAAAAGCAATACCTCTCCGCCCTCACAAACGATATGAGTATTATCAAGTTCGAGATGGAAAGTATATCCACCTATAAAGATCTTATCGCAAATATCGATGCACAGGTACGAACGGCCGGAATTAAAAGGGCGTTTCTTTTTATGTATAACGAAGCGGGTGTGCCTTCATCCGAGTGCAAACTCATCTATTCGCTTACCGATATATCAAAGGAAAGGCCCGGTAAAACTAAAAACGGAATCCACTCGCATTCCATTATTTCACCTGATATTTTACCGCTTGCAGACCGGTTCTCGTTACTGGTACAACCATTAAGATCCGCCGAGGACGCGTTCGGATTTATCGTTTTCGAAGTATCTTCGCATGAAGGTTATCTTTATTTCGATATATGCAGCCATCTCAATAATTCATTGAGGGTGCTTCTCTCTGTATATAAACAACAGAAAATAATGAACGGTATGATTAATGCCCTCATCCATGCCGTCGAATCACGCGATCCCTATACCGCAGGACACCTTAAAAATGTCGCGGAACTCGCAACGGCAATCGCCCTTGAAATGGGATATTCGGATGATGCGGTGGAAGGTATTTTCATGGCGGCATCTATTCACGACATCGGTCGTATTTCCGTCCCCGCGGAAATCCTCTGTAAACCCTCAAAACTCACGGAGATTGAATATAATATCGTGAAAACTCATGCACAAATCGGTTTTGAAATTCTTGAAGAAATATCGTTTCCCTGGCCGATTGCAGAGATCATCCATCAGCATCATGAAAGACTCGACGGATCGGGATATCCGCGCGGACTGACCGGCGGCGACATCCTGCCTGAAGCACGTATTCTGGCCGTCGCCGACGTTATCGAGGCGATGTCCTCCTACCGTCCGTACCGTCCGCCGTTCAGTATCGATGAGGCGCTCGAGGAGATCATCAACAACAAAGGGACGCTCTATGATCAAGCCGTTGTGGATGTTTGTGTCAGACTTTTCAGAGAGGAAGGATTTCAGTTTTGA